CTCTGGGAATAAAAAGGTGTCCTTTGGGAATCACTTAGACCAAGGTTCAAGGCATCTAAGAAAGGCCCGGGAGCACATGGGCAGCCCCACACACAGTTCAACAGGCAGAGGATGTGTGAGCACCATCTTGAAACCCTGCACGGGATGATGGAGTTCAGAGCAGTCCTTCTAGGACCCAGGTCACTTCCTCCCACACACTCAGGCTGTGGGTTCCTAACACATCTGCTCCTGGGCCTGTCTTATCTCTCAGAATTCTGACTGTTGCCTGCAGTGGAATGGATATGTCTTCTTCCCCAGTTATCATACAGTTGGTCCCTTTGGGTCCCTCACAGATATTTCTGTCACCTTCCTCCTGAGAGCAAATCCTATCATACCAGTGCAGACTGGGTGTCCAGCTGGGTGTCTGTCACAAAGGGATTGCAGAGGTTCCCTCTTTGTTGCTGACTGACCCAGGATGAGAACCCAACAGAGGGCCACGCCTATTTGAGCTGCTGCTGTCTCAGGGCCCAGAGATGCTCAGAAGGTTGTTTATCAATGTGTATTCTTGAGGGCTGAAAGAGAAAGAGTGGGTAGACCTGAGTGTGTACAGGGCAGAGAACACAGAGCTACCCACTGTCCACAGGCCTCTATAAGATGCTTCTGTTTGGGAGGAGGCTGAGGAGCTGGGCTGGACCAGATTTACAACAGACAGAGGACACACCAGGCCATAGTCCAGGGAGGCCCCCTGTGTACTCTCTGCAAAGGTTATACCCACTGTCAGGGCCTCCTGACCATGCATGAGGAGCCCACACTTATAGTTCTCCAGCTGTTCTCTGGAGTCTCCTCAGGAACTCAATGACTTGAAGGAGTCTCAGGTTTTATAGGAGAGAAGCTCAGTGGGACAGaggctcagcagcagcagctgcagcagcagcagcagcagcagcagcaggagactctTGGTGAAGAagtaggggagggggagagtgttCTCACCCACAGTTAATCAGCATGAGCACAGGGTTCTCAAAACTGATGTTCCCAGTTGTGAAGTCCCAAATAACAAACTAAGCTCCTATTGATCAGTGACATATCTCAGAGGATATTCGTGTTTACTTCATTGTCTGCCAACTTGAGAACCAGTGAATACAATTTGTTTCCTGAACTCCACCTAGGGAGTGTGTcctgcactcactcacacacactgagAAATATCCATACAGAAACTCTGGAGCATACaagtgcgtgcatgcacacacacaaacagacaaagacacatagacacacagaggcacacagagacacacagacacagacacagacacagacacagacacagacacacacacacacacacacacacacacacagtgtaaaaaaaaaatcaaagttaatGGAAGCATTGAACACTCTATCCCTAAACATATGAATGTGGCCATGAGCATGCATGGTCCTGagacatcattcattcattcaatcaatCATTTATTCAATCATTCATTGGCTCCTCACAGATATCTAATGTGTTTTAGGCCGACTTTCTCTAAGAAAATCATGAGCACACTATTGGTTCTAACAGTTCTCTAGCCCTAGTGGACTGGAAGACAGAGCAGTGACTAAAGCTAGAAGGTGAATCAGGTATTAGTTGTAATCACTGAAGGACAATAGACAAAAAAGTCACAGTGTGAAGGTCGGGAGGCCTGACCCCAAAATACAACTACACTGAGTGTGAGCAGGGATCTGAGGGGAATAAAGCAGGGACATGTAGACACAGGAGGAGAGAGCATCATAGAGAAGAAATGACAACCGAGGGTCACTGAGCACAGGGTGGTAATGTGGTGACCACCACCAAGTAGGGTAGGGAGACCCTCACCCACACACCTCAGCTGAGCTTTGGACACAGCTTCTCAGGACACAGTGCAACATCTCAGTGAAATATAAAAGTCCTAATATCGATGGATCTCTCTTCCCTTCTAGCCTCTCTTTTCATCTGTGGGCGCCCTTCTCCACCTGCACTCCTCACTATTGAATCAGTGCCAGCCAGCGTTGCTGAAGGGGGAAGCGTTCTTCTCCTTGTCCACAGTCTTCCAGATAATCTTCAATCGCTTCTCTGGTACAAAGGGTTGACTGTGTTTAACAAGGTTGAGATTGCTCGGCACAGAACAGTCAAGAATTCAAGTGAAATGGGCCCTGCCTACAGCGGTAGAGAGATAGTGTACAGCAATGGATCTCTGCTGCTCCAGAATGTCACCTGGGAAGACACAGGATTCTACACCCTACAAATTGTGAACAGATATTGGAAAATGGAATTAGCACACATTTACCTTCAGGTGGACAGTAAGTGATTCTCTGTGATTGTTCAGTGCTGGGTGGGGCTTCTACCAGGATCACTGTCACTGCTGGCATGTGACTACCTCCTGTCTGCACTTTTATCCCCATGATGGGGTTTGACCACCGTGTATGCAGGACACACATGTAGGAGGGAAATGCCCATTGGTCAGACTCTGTCTTCTGCTTTCCCCTGGTATCTCAGAGGACCTAAGATGCCAGACTGCTCTGCCTGTTGAGGTTCTTGCAATGCAACTGAGGAAAGTGTGGAGTCCATACAGAGTGGTGAGCCCCGGGAAGCTCTGGCCCTGGTTGTCTCTGCCAGGTTTGACTAAAAATGTCCTGGGTTCCAATTTTCTCCTGCTCTGAGATGACAGTGAACAATGGTTTTTGGCTGTCTATATCAATTCTGTGTATTTATTATCACTAAAAGTAGAgtttaatagaaaaaaacaacagaaaacaaacaaacaaacaaaaacaatggaagaaATCAAAGCAACCCAGGGTACTGGTAGACATAATGGAGGGTTGCTTGCTCTTGCCTGTCTCCTCACACCTTGCTCATCCTGGTCTTATAGCACATGGGACCATGAGCACAGTGCTGGAAATGCTCACAGAGGACTGgttcctcccacatcaatcaccacTTAAAAGATGTGCTATAGACTTGTCCAGTCTTGGTATGTGTAtcttcagttgaggctccctGCTTCAAATGActctggtttgtgtcaagttgcaGCATATTCCTAGGCTTGCTAAGAAGAGCAGCCTGCTGTAAGCCCTCACCCAGCCCTAGTCCTGGGTGCTGCAGGCAGAGCAGGAAGAGCATGTAGAAAGTCAGGTCAGAAGCTGAGTGCAGgtacaaaggaaatgaaaaaagtcAGGAAGTGAATATGCAGGGTGTGCAGAGACCAAGGTCAGAGGGAGGCATCATCTCAAAGCccagtgtgcatgagtgtgtgcagtgTCTGACCCAGGGCAGTGAGGGGCAGCCATGGAAACACCGAGGAGAGAGCTCCATGCAGAGAAAACGAGAGGAAATGGAGGCCATGTTGCCGACTTCCACCAGGTGGGGTAGACACACCCACAGGCCTGTCTAGGCTGAGTAAAGAATCCATCTGCTCAGGATGCAGGTCACCATCTTTCCATGGAGCACAATGATCCCATGTGAtggtttttctcctttcccttccagcctccctttcctcGTGCTGTGACGATTTCAACTCTGTCCAACTGAGGATCAATCCAGTGCCACCGCATGCTGCTGAAGGGGAAAGGGTTCTTCTCCAGGTCCATAATCTGCCAGAAGATGTGCAAACCTTTTTGTGGTACAAAGGCGTCTATAGCACTCAGAGCTTTAAAATTACAGAGTATAGCATAGTGACAGAGTCTCTCATCAATGGCTATGCACACAGTGGAAGAGAGATATTGTTCATCAATGGATCCCTGCTGCTCCAGGATGTCACTGAGAAAGACTCTGGCTTCTACACACTAGTAACAATCGACAGCAATGTGAAAGTTGAAACAGCCCATGTGCAAGTCAATGTGAACAGTAAGTGACTCTCTATGGATTCCAGCTGCTGGGTGTGGCTTACCCTACTTTATAATTACACTCTGAGGAGTGGGCTGTGCCTGCTCTCTCCCTCACTGCATTGTGCCTTCACAATGGCATTTGGGCGCTTACTGCAGGGCACACATGGGGTGAACCAACAGCATTAGATCAGAACCTGCCACCTGTCCTTTCATGCAGAGTTACCCATCCTGTGCTGCGCAAACTCAGTCCAAGAAAGTCAGATTCAGCCATGACCCTTGGGCCTCTCACCATGCCCATAGCCCTGATTTAGACTCCAGCATCAGATAAGCCCTAGCTGAGGAAGCCATGGAGTCCCCACAGAGATCACCAGGAAGCCCTGGCTGCAAATCTCTGTGATGGTTAGTCTCCAGGTGACACTGGGAATGTTTTCATCATTGGTTGGCTTTGATTCTTGTTACAGCTGACATAATACAAGTCTGTCATGGCATGTGTCATCACCATCCAGTGCACATCATGAGGGCAGAGTAGGCTGTTGTAGCCATGATGACCCACTGTGTACTTCTCTGCAATGCTTGCCGCCCCTGGTAGTGTGTCCTGCTCATTGGTGAGGAGGACAGTGCCTGACTGTGTGGGAGGAGGGGAGCTCAGAGACTTGCTGGAATCTTCTAAGATGGAAGgatgagaaagggtctctcaagttgacctctgacctgcaTCTAGGTGCTGTTTCCTGTCTGTAAACATACACTCAGGATGGTATACATCTGCACCAGCACACATAGCCATACTCATGTCTACTCCAGACACCTCCTTGTGGCAATGCAGGCTGGAGCTTTAACCAGTGTCAGTAGCTCCAAATATGAGAATATTATTACCACCAGGACATGCCAAATATTTGGTTATCTGCCTATCTACTCACAGGCATCTGAGCCTGTGTAGGCATTGGACCTTCTCGAAATatctaattacatttttttctaacaaGGCCCTAGGTGTAATGGGCTGGAAGACAGACCAGGAAGGCAATCTCGAAGTGATGTCAGGTGGTCACTGGACCAGAATGGAGATTGCGCTGTGAAAACCTGGGTTCTGTAGAGGAAGAGTGAGAGAAATTTACCTGCCACCCACATCTTCTGAGGGAGAACAGGCTTGTGAGGACAGTGAGGGTGGAGACCCGAGGACAGAGTTCctcacagaggaatggacacacaGTTAGGTCCTCTGAGGGCATGGAGGTATTTTGGTCACTACCTCTGACTTGTGCAAAGCCTCTCAACCACCTCCACTGAGTGATGGATCTAAGCTTCTCTGGTCACATGACCCTGTCTTTTCACCCTGTCTCTTTACCTTCTATCTTCCTTTTCAGTCTgtgttccccctccctc
This Mus musculus strain C57BL/6J chromosome 7, GRCm38.p6 C57BL/6J DNA region includes the following protein-coding sequences:
- the Psg22 gene encoding pregnancy-specific glycoprotein 22 isoform X2 gives rise to the protein MCSCLRENSAQKEEGQQSPGALQEQSSSPLRKASTVRRDMEVSSELLSNGWTSWQRVLLTASLFICGRPSPPALLTIESVPASVAEGGSVLLLVHSLPDNLQSLLWYKGLTVFNKVEIARHRTVKNSSEMGPAYSGREIVYSNGSLLLQNVTWEDTGFYTLQIVNRYWKMELAHIYLQVDTSLSSCCDDFNSVQLRINPVPPHAAEGERVLLQVHNLPEDVQTFLWYKGVYSTQSFKITEYSIVTESLINGYAHSGREILFINGSLLLQDVTEKDSGFYTLVTIDSNVKVETAHVQVNVNSK
- the Psg22 gene encoding pregnancy-specific glycoprotein 22 precursor gives rise to the protein MEVSSELLSNGWTSWQRVLLTASLLTCWLLPITAGVTIESVPPKLVEGENVLLRVDNLPENLRVFVWYRGVTDMSLGIALYSLDYSTSVTGPKHSGRETLYRNGSLWIQNVTREDTGYYTLQTISKNGKVVSNTSIFLQVNSSLFICGRPSPPALLTIESVPASVAEGGSVLLLVHSLPDNLQSLLWYKGLTVFNKVEIARHRTVKNSSEMGPAYSGREIVYSNGSLLLQNVTWEDTGFYTLQIVNRYWKMELAHIYLQVDTSLSSCCDDFNSVQLRINPVPPHAAEGERVLLQVHNLPEDVQTFLWYKGVYSTQSFKITEYSIVTESLINGYAHSGREILFINGSLLLQDVTEKDSGFYTLVTIDSNVKVETAHVQVNVNKLVTQPVMRVTDSTVRIQGSVVFTCFSDNTGVSIRWLFNNQNLQLTERMTLSPSKCQLRIHTVRKEDAGEYQCEAFNPVSSKTSLPVRLTVMNE
- the Psg22 gene encoding pregnancy-specific glycoprotein 22 isoform X1 gives rise to the protein MCSCLRENSAQKEEGQQSPGALQEQSSSPLRKASTVRRDMEVSSELLSNGWTSWQRVLLTASLFICGRPSPPALLTIESVPASVAEGGSVLLLVHSLPDNLQSLLWYKGLTVFNKVEIARHRTVKNSSEMGPAYSGREIVYSNGSLLLQNVTWEDTGFYTLQIVNRYWKMELAHIYLQVDTSLSSCCDDFNSVQLRINPVPPHAAEGERVLLQVHNLPEDVQTFLWYKGVYSTQSFKITEYSIVTESLINGYAHSGREILFINGSLLLQDVTEKDSGFYTLVTIDSNVKVETAHVQVNVNKLVTQPVMRVTDSTVRIQGSVVFTCFSDNTGVSIRWLFNNQNLQLTERMTLSPSKCQLRIHTVRKEDAGEYQCEAFNPVSSKTSLPVRLTVMNE